In the Pelmatolapia mariae isolate MD_Pm_ZW linkage group LG10_11, Pm_UMD_F_2, whole genome shotgun sequence genome, TTTCCTCTGGTTGCTGAGGCAGAAGGTACAGATGTGCTTGGGCTGCGCTGATTGGTCGGATCCTCGGTTTGGGGAGGAGCTGACATGGAAAAACGGCGGTGAGGGAGCGTGGCAGGGCTGTCCGTCATGAAGCCCTTCGCCCAGGAGCAGCACGTTACCCAGATGGCTTATGTAGCTGCTGGCCAAACGCAGCGTCTCGATCTTTGACAACTTCCTGCAATCATGAAAACAGTTGTGGTGTtgacagagggaaaaaaagaaatttggaGGGTAATGTAAAGATATCTGCCTCATAGAATATGTTCAAAACAGTAAGATAATGATGCTAGATGCTAGAATTTTTCTTCCCTGTTCGAGTTTGGAAAGAGTTTCAAATTAAAGGCCTAAATATAAAACCGTTATTTATTTGGTTCTCCAGGTGGAAATCATTGTGTCTCTGTCTTATTTGTGCATCATGTCACGAAACAGTAACTCATGCTGCTCTTTACCTGTCTGCAGGCTCGGTGGGGATGAGTGTGCGCAGCGCTGTAAATGCTGTGTTGACAGAATTGGTGCGATCTCTCTCCCGCGCGTTGGCCGCAGTCCTCTGGCGATATTCCTTAGGTGGGGATGAGTCCGGGGGGACCAGTCTCGCGGCCATGCTCCCTACTTCTATCCCTCCGCCTCCTCCCCCGCACAGCTTCCTCTTCCTGTTCACCTTGATGTGAAAGGCAGATGGGGAAGACGAGGACAAGCGAAAGGCGGCGTTGGAGGAATTGCTGGTACGCTCCTCGGAGCCCGAGCCCTCGCTGCCGTTCTCATCATCGTCTTCGGAGAGTAGGGCGATGTCGCCGTACAGGAAGCGGCCCGCGGGGGGTGCCGTGCGCAGCATGGCGAATGTCATCTTGGGCGCAACAGCGTGACAGTTACTGGTCAGTCTTGTGGGGGCTTCCTCAAGGCAAGGTTGAGCTGATGAAGCTTGTTGGCTGAAGCTGGTTGATGCTGACGGCTGCTGAAGGTGTCCACCAGAGCTATTTCCCCCAAAACTTCTCTTcttcacaaaataaattaagcCAGGAGAATCGAATGTTTCCCTTGTGAGTCTAATTTGCCTCAACTTGTAATCTCCCCTTATTGAAGTTGATCCTAAAGCAGGTTAAGAGGTCACGACAACTTGACCTCAGAGCACTTGGGTCATGGACAGCTGCAGGTTCCAAGTCCTTCTTGTTCTTTCTGGATCAATTCACATGCACTTCACATCCCAAAGATCTGTGTCTCCTGCAGCTAtcacttcaaaataaaaattaaaaaatcagtttataCTTGCATGTTGAAGCAAAAATTGGTCTCGTCTCTCATTGCTTCGTTGCGCTTCTTTCTTTGCCCTTCGTTTCTATATTTGCCCGTTTCAATTCCAGAAACAACTCTGCGCCAGTCGCCTCACTCTCTCGTGCTCTCTgtcctttctccctctctgtgtgtctctgctcCACATGTGCCTGCAGTCTGAGTGTTTCCGTCTGTCTCTGGTCTTAAAGCCAGTGGGAGGGCAAAAGGACTGCACTGCTCCTCCCTCTGAGCACTGAGGGTCCCTTGGCTGCTCTCTAGAAGCAGGCCGGAGAGACCGGAGGCAAGAGGCAAACCATCCGCAGGAGTTTGTTTTGGCTGCA is a window encoding:
- the LOC134636928 gene encoding basic helix-loop-helix transcription factor scleraxis-like → MTFAMLRTAPPAGRFLYGDIALLSEDDDENGSEGSGSEERTSNSSNAAFRLSSSSPSAFHIKVNRKRKLCGGGGGGIEVGSMAARLVPPDSSPPKEYRQRTAANARERDRTNSVNTAFTALRTLIPTEPADRKLSKIETLRLASSYISHLGNVLLLGEGLHDGQPCHAPSPPFFHVSSSPNRGSDQSAQPKHICTFCLSNQRKMNKDRDRKTAIRS